In one window of Desulforhabdus amnigena DNA:
- the rplA gene encoding 50S ribosomal protein L1 yields MATHGKKYRAAREKIDPAKRYTFQEALQLAKECAFSKFDETLDIAVRLGVDPRHADQMVRGTVVLPNGLGKPVRVLVFAKGEKVKEALDAGADYAGGDELVDQIKDGWLEFDKTVATPDMMGAVGRIGKVLGPRGLMPNAKLGTVTFDIQKVVKEIKAGKVDFRVEKTGIVHAPMGKISFGEEKLIENISAFMDTIVRLKPTAAKGTYLKGIAISTTMGPGIQVDPLAVKSVMG; encoded by the coding sequence ATGGCAACACATGGGAAAAAATATCGCGCGGCGCGCGAAAAAATAGATCCAGCCAAGCGCTACACCTTTCAAGAAGCTTTGCAGCTGGCCAAAGAATGTGCATTTTCAAAGTTCGATGAAACGCTTGATATCGCGGTTCGATTGGGTGTCGATCCCCGCCATGCGGACCAGATGGTCCGTGGCACAGTGGTGCTCCCCAATGGGCTCGGCAAGCCTGTTCGTGTGCTGGTTTTCGCCAAGGGAGAAAAGGTAAAGGAAGCTCTGGATGCAGGGGCCGACTATGCAGGCGGCGACGAACTGGTCGATCAGATCAAGGATGGGTGGCTTGAATTCGATAAGACGGTTGCCACCCCCGACATGATGGGTGCTGTAGGTAGGATCGGAAAGGTGCTCGGCCCTAGAGGCCTCATGCCCAATGCAAAGCTTGGCACGGTCACTTTCGATATTCAGAAGGTGGTCAAGGAAATCAAAGCGGGTAAGGTGGATTTTCGTGTAGAAAAGACGGGAATCGTTCACGCTCCCATGGGCAAGATCTCTTTTGGCGAAGAGAAGCTCATCGAGAACATTTCTGCCTTTATGGATACGATCGTCCGCCTCAAACCCACGGCTGCCAAAGGCACGTATCTGAAGGGTATTGCCATATCCACCACGATGGGTCCCGGTATTCAGGTCGATCCCCTGGCGGTCAAGAGTGTTATGGGATAA
- the rplK gene encoding 50S ribosomal protein L11, whose amino-acid sequence MAKKVVTNIKLQVPAGQANPSPPIGPALGQHGVNIMEFCKAFNAKTQGQDGMIIPVVITVYADRSFTFITKTPPASVLLKKTAQIAKGSSEPNRVKVAKVTKQQVEEIAKLKMPDLNARDLEAAVLIIEGTARSMGIEVE is encoded by the coding sequence ATGGCAAAAAAGGTTGTAACAAATATAAAATTACAGGTCCCTGCCGGACAAGCGAATCCATCGCCTCCCATAGGCCCTGCTTTGGGGCAGCACGGCGTGAATATCATGGAATTCTGCAAGGCCTTCAACGCGAAAACGCAGGGCCAGGACGGGATGATCATTCCGGTTGTCATCACTGTCTATGCTGACAGATCGTTCACCTTCATTACGAAGACCCCACCGGCCTCCGTGCTTCTCAAGAAGACGGCGCAAATTGCGAAAGGTTCCAGCGAACCCAACCGGGTTAAAGTCGCAAAGGTGACCAAGCAGCAAGTCGAGGAAATCGCAAAGCTCAAAATGCCGGACTTGAATGCTCGGGATTTGGAGGCTGCCGTTCTTATCATTGAAGGAACCGCCCGCAGCATGGGGATTGAGGTTGAATAA
- the rpmG gene encoding 50S ribosomal protein L33: MRVIVTLACSECKRRNYTTTKNKRTTPEKLSFNKYCKFCNAHREHKETK, from the coding sequence ATGCGAGTCATTGTGACCTTGGCTTGTTCCGAATGCAAACGCCGCAACTACACAACGACAAAGAACAAGCGTACGACACCTGAAAAGTTGAGCTTCAATAAATATTGCAAGTTTTGCAATGCGCATCGTGAGCATAAAGAGACAAAGTAG
- the tuf gene encoding elongation factor Tu, with protein MAKKKFERTKPHVNVGTIGHIDHGKTTLTAAITKQLAKRGKADFVPFDQIDKAPEERERGITIATAHVEYETDKRHYAHVDCPGHADYIKNMITGAAQMDGAILVVAADDGPMPQTREHILLSRQVGVPYIVVFLNKVDMVDDPELIELVELELRELLSKYGFPGDDIPIIPGSALKALEAESPDDPNAKCIFDLMDAIDAYIPDPVRDVDKPFLMPIEDVFSISGRGTVVTGRVERGVIKVGEEVEIVGFKPTFKTVCTGVEMFRKTLDMGQAGDNIGVLMRGTKRDEVERGQVVAKPGSITPHTKFKAEVYVLKKEEGGRHTPFFPGYRPQFYFRTTDVTGIMTLPEGVEMVMPGDNISTEVALITPVALEKELRFAIREGGRTVGAGVITEIIE; from the coding sequence ATGGCGAAGAAGAAGTTTGAGCGGACCAAGCCGCACGTGAATGTGGGGACGATTGGACACATCGACCATGGCAAAACGACCTTGACGGCTGCGATCACCAAGCAGTTGGCCAAGCGCGGCAAGGCGGATTTCGTTCCGTTCGATCAGATCGACAAGGCGCCCGAGGAACGTGAACGCGGTATCACCATCGCTACCGCGCACGTGGAATATGAAACGGACAAACGGCACTACGCCCATGTGGACTGCCCGGGCCACGCGGACTATATCAAGAACATGATCACCGGAGCCGCTCAAATGGACGGCGCCATTCTCGTCGTGGCGGCAGATGACGGTCCCATGCCTCAGACACGGGAGCACATCTTGCTTTCCCGTCAGGTCGGCGTTCCCTACATCGTCGTCTTCCTGAACAAGGTGGATATGGTGGACGATCCCGAACTGATCGAACTCGTGGAACTCGAGCTCCGTGAACTCCTGAGCAAGTACGGGTTCCCGGGCGACGATATTCCCATCATCCCGGGTTCGGCCCTGAAGGCCCTGGAAGCCGAAAGCCCAGACGATCCCAATGCAAAGTGCATCTTCGACCTCATGGATGCCATCGACGCCTACATCCCCGACCCGGTGCGCGACGTGGACAAGCCTTTCCTCATGCCCATCGAAGACGTCTTCTCCATCAGCGGCCGCGGCACCGTTGTGACCGGCCGTGTGGAACGCGGGGTCATCAAGGTGGGTGAGGAAGTGGAAATCGTAGGATTCAAACCCACTTTCAAAACGGTGTGCACCGGCGTGGAAATGTTCCGCAAGACCCTCGACATGGGTCAGGCGGGTGACAATATCGGTGTGCTCATGCGCGGCACCAAGCGCGACGAAGTGGAGCGCGGCCAGGTAGTGGCCAAGCCCGGCAGCATCACGCCACACACCAAATTCAAAGCCGAGGTCTACGTACTCAAAAAGGAAGAAGGTGGGCGCCATACCCCCTTCTTCCCAGGCTACCGGCCTCAGTTCTATTTTCGCACCACTGACGTGACCGGCATCATGACCCTTCCCGAAGGCGTTGAAATGGTTATGCCCGGTGACAACATCAGCACGGAAGTCGCACTGATCACTCCCGTTGCCCTCGAAAAGGAACTCCGTTTCGCCATTCGCGAAGGCGGACGTACTGTGGGCGCTGGCGTCATCACTGAAATCATCGAGTAA
- the rpoB gene encoding DNA-directed RNA polymerase subunit beta, with the protein MATALTHEYRVRKNFGKIQKIIDIPNLIQMQKESYEQFLQRDVPPEARSEKGLQEVFKSVFPIEDFSGTASLEFVQYSFGEVKYEVEECLARGMTYEAPLKIVVRLVVYDVDKEADIRSIRDIKEQEIYFGTLPLMTENGTFIVNGTERVIVSQLHRSPGIFFDHDRGKTHSSGKILYSSRIIPLRGSWLDLEFDPKDILYIRIDRRRKFPVTVLLKALGYSTEELLNYFYPSETIHLGDEMQSEKELNVDILLGSRAPEDILHPESGEVLIKKNRKLGKQTLKRLQELGIKRLPVKTTDLLGQVLAQDVIDYSTGEIIAECNDSITENMLSDFIERGVQKFELLHLEGVDVSPSFRNTLLMDKVNNPEDALIEIYRRLRPSNPPTLEVATEFFNNLFFNADHYDLSEVGRLKLNLQLGLDIPLDYRTLRKEDILMAVRQLIRLKDSQGPVDDIDNLGNRRVRAVGELLENQYRIGLVRMERAIKERMTLQEVEALMPHDLINAKPVSAVVKEFFGTSQLSQFMDQTNPLSEITHKRRLSALGPGGLTRERAGFEVRDVHPTHYGRICPIETPEGPNIGLIVSLSTYARVNSYGFIETPYRKALDGTVEKQVSYLTAMDEKDYPIAQANAPLDENGHFLREQVSARKAGEFVMVPPEEIRYMDVSPNQLVSVSASLIPFLEHDDANRALMGSNMQRQAVPLIQTRAPLVGTGIERIVAKDSGVTIVAKRSGIVEYVDATRIVVRSTEDDVNQGTGVHIYKLIKFQRSNQNTCINQKPLVNQGDYVRRGQIIADGPSTDHGELALGRNVMVAFMSWGGYNFEDSILVSERIGKEDVFTSIHIEEFEVVARDTKLGKEDITRDIPNVGDEALKNLDESGIIRVGAYIKPNDILVGKVTPKGESQLTPEEKLLRAIFGEKASDVKDTSLRVPPGVEGIVIDAKVFSRKGVEKDERTITIEEMEISRLMKDQRDELEIIRKTTAKRLVQLLQGKVSDSTIKDGKKVYIKKGDEITEEFLLNLPSGLWDQLSVAKDPAVSMEIETISEGYREQVQLVRALFEEKINKVRRGDELPPGVIKMVKIYVAVKRKLQVGDKMAGRHGNKGVVSRILPIEDMPYFPDGTPVDIVLNPLGVPSRMNVGQVLEIHLGWAAKALGQQLAAMIEKHKEKETIKEKLKRIYNQLEFSEYFEDADDRHLKALLKDFQEGVHVATPVFDGAEEAEIQEFLEEGGASATGQTTLYDGRTGERFDQPVTVGMMYMLKLHHLVDDKIHARSIGPYSLVTQQPLGGKAQFGGQRLGEMEVWTMEAYGAAHALQEFLTVKSDDVAGRTRMYEKIVKGDNTLEAGLPESFNVLVKELQALALDVRLLEEEEGN; encoded by the coding sequence ATGGCGACGGCTTTGACCCATGAATATCGGGTGCGGAAGAATTTTGGAAAAATCCAAAAGATTATTGACATTCCCAATCTCATCCAAATGCAGAAGGAAAGCTACGAACAATTTCTGCAGCGGGATGTCCCCCCTGAAGCCAGGAGCGAAAAAGGACTGCAGGAAGTTTTCAAAAGCGTTTTTCCCATCGAAGATTTCAGTGGAACGGCTTCGTTGGAATTTGTGCAGTACAGTTTTGGGGAAGTGAAATATGAAGTGGAAGAATGCCTCGCACGGGGAATGACCTACGAAGCTCCTCTGAAAATCGTGGTACGCCTCGTGGTCTACGATGTGGACAAGGAGGCGGACATCCGGTCTATCCGCGACATCAAAGAACAGGAAATCTATTTTGGCACATTGCCACTCATGACCGAAAACGGAACGTTTATCGTCAACGGTACGGAGCGTGTTATCGTCAGCCAGTTGCATCGTTCTCCCGGAATTTTCTTTGACCATGACAGAGGCAAGACACATTCGAGCGGAAAAATCCTCTATTCTTCGCGCATCATCCCGTTGCGCGGCTCGTGGCTTGACCTTGAATTCGACCCTAAAGACATTTTGTACATCCGCATCGACCGGCGCAGGAAGTTTCCAGTAACGGTGCTTTTGAAGGCTCTCGGATATTCCACGGAGGAGCTTCTCAACTATTTTTATCCCAGTGAAACCATCCATCTGGGAGACGAAATGCAGTCGGAAAAAGAGCTCAATGTGGACATTCTTTTGGGAAGCCGCGCCCCCGAAGACATTCTTCACCCGGAATCCGGCGAGGTTCTCATCAAGAAAAACAGGAAGCTTGGCAAACAAACCCTCAAACGCCTTCAGGAACTGGGCATAAAGCGTTTACCCGTAAAAACCACAGACCTTCTCGGTCAGGTGCTCGCTCAAGATGTCATAGACTACAGCACCGGTGAAATCATTGCCGAGTGTAACGACAGCATCACCGAAAACATGCTCTCCGATTTCATCGAACGTGGAGTCCAAAAGTTCGAACTGCTTCACCTGGAAGGTGTGGACGTCAGCCCATCTTTTAGAAATACGCTTTTGATGGATAAGGTCAACAATCCGGAAGACGCTCTCATCGAGATCTACCGGCGTTTGCGGCCGAGCAATCCTCCCACTCTTGAAGTGGCGACGGAATTTTTCAACAATCTCTTTTTCAATGCCGACCATTACGACCTTTCCGAAGTGGGGCGTTTGAAACTCAATCTCCAGTTGGGGCTCGATATTCCATTGGATTATAGAACCCTGCGGAAAGAAGACATTCTCATGGCGGTAAGACAGCTCATCCGCCTGAAGGATTCTCAAGGTCCCGTAGACGACATCGACAACCTCGGGAATCGACGCGTCCGTGCTGTTGGCGAACTGCTCGAGAACCAATACCGTATCGGCCTGGTACGGATGGAAAGAGCCATCAAAGAGCGTATGACGCTGCAGGAAGTGGAGGCTCTCATGCCCCACGACTTGATCAACGCCAAGCCCGTTTCAGCGGTAGTCAAGGAGTTTTTTGGCACAAGCCAGCTTTCACAGTTCATGGATCAGACCAATCCGCTTTCGGAAATCACTCATAAACGCCGTTTGAGCGCTCTGGGTCCCGGCGGTCTCACCCGTGAGCGCGCGGGCTTTGAAGTTCGTGACGTGCATCCGACACACTACGGCCGCATCTGTCCCATCGAGACTCCTGAAGGTCCCAACATCGGGCTGATTGTCTCTCTTTCGACCTATGCTCGAGTCAATTCCTACGGGTTTATCGAGACTCCCTATCGAAAAGCCCTCGACGGTACGGTGGAAAAACAGGTCAGCTACCTCACCGCCATGGACGAAAAAGATTATCCCATTGCGCAGGCCAATGCTCCCCTCGATGAAAATGGGCATTTCCTCCGGGAACAGGTATCGGCTCGTAAGGCCGGTGAATTCGTGATGGTCCCCCCCGAAGAGATTCGGTACATGGACGTTTCCCCAAATCAGCTGGTGAGTGTTTCAGCGTCCCTGATTCCATTTCTCGAACACGACGACGCCAACCGCGCCCTCATGGGGTCCAACATGCAGCGGCAGGCCGTTCCACTCATCCAGACACGCGCGCCGCTGGTGGGAACCGGCATTGAACGCATCGTGGCCAAAGACAGCGGAGTGACGATTGTTGCCAAACGGTCGGGGATCGTCGAATACGTGGACGCCACCCGTATTGTGGTCCGTTCCACCGAAGACGACGTGAATCAGGGAACTGGAGTTCACATCTACAAGCTGATCAAATTCCAGAGGTCCAACCAAAATACGTGCATCAATCAAAAGCCTCTCGTGAACCAGGGGGACTATGTCCGCAGGGGCCAGATCATCGCCGACGGCCCATCGACGGATCATGGCGAATTGGCTCTGGGCCGGAACGTTATGGTCGCATTCATGAGCTGGGGTGGATACAACTTTGAAGACTCCATACTTGTGAGCGAGCGCATCGGGAAAGAGGATGTGTTCACTTCCATCCACATTGAAGAGTTTGAAGTGGTCGCCCGCGACACCAAACTGGGAAAAGAAGACATCACGCGCGACATTCCCAACGTCGGCGATGAAGCTCTGAAAAATCTGGATGAAAGCGGAATCATCCGGGTGGGCGCATACATCAAACCCAACGATATTCTGGTGGGCAAAGTGACCCCCAAGGGTGAATCGCAACTGACGCCGGAAGAAAAATTGCTGCGCGCCATTTTCGGGGAAAAGGCGAGCGATGTGAAGGACACTTCCCTGCGTGTTCCTCCGGGCGTCGAAGGCATCGTCATTGACGCCAAGGTTTTCTCCCGCAAGGGTGTTGAAAAAGACGAACGCACCATCACGATCGAAGAAATGGAAATCTCGCGCCTCATGAAGGACCAGCGGGACGAACTCGAGATCATTCGCAAGACCACCGCCAAGCGTCTCGTTCAGCTCCTGCAGGGAAAAGTGAGCGACAGCACGATCAAGGACGGCAAGAAGGTCTATATCAAGAAGGGTGATGAAATCACCGAAGAGTTCCTCTTGAACCTGCCGAGCGGCTTGTGGGATCAGCTGAGCGTTGCGAAGGACCCGGCGGTTTCCATGGAAATCGAGACCATCTCCGAAGGCTACAGGGAACAGGTTCAGCTGGTGAGAGCCCTTTTTGAGGAAAAGATCAACAAGGTGCGGCGGGGCGATGAACTTCCTCCCGGAGTGATCAAGATGGTCAAGATTTATGTGGCCGTCAAACGCAAACTGCAGGTGGGGGACAAAATGGCCGGGCGCCACGGGAACAAAGGCGTCGTTTCTCGAATTCTTCCCATCGAGGACATGCCCTATTTCCCCGACGGGACTCCCGTTGACATCGTTTTGAACCCTTTGGGTGTTCCTTCCCGTATGAACGTCGGGCAGGTGCTCGAAATCCACCTGGGATGGGCCGCAAAAGCCCTTGGGCAACAGCTTGCCGCGATGATTGAAAAGCACAAGGAAAAAGAGACGATCAAGGAGAAACTCAAACGCATCTATAACCAGCTGGAATTCAGCGAATACTTTGAAGACGCCGATGACAGGCATCTCAAGGCCCTGCTGAAGGATTTTCAGGAAGGCGTTCATGTGGCGACCCCTGTCTTTGATGGAGCCGAGGAGGCTGAAATCCAGGAATTCCTCGAGGAGGGTGGAGCTTCGGCAACCGGGCAGACAACGCTTTATGATGGACGCACCGGCGAACGTTTTGACCAGCCGGTGACGGTCGGCATGATGTACATGCTCAAATTACACCACCTAGTCGACGACAAAATTCATGCGCGCTCCATCGGGCCTTATTCTCTCGTGACACAGCAGCCCCTCGGCGGCAAGGCCCAGTTCGGCGGGCAGCGTCTCGGAGAAATGGAAGTCTGGACCATGGAAGCCTATGGAGCCGCCCATGCGCTTCAGGAATTCCTCACGGTCAAATCCGACGATGTTGCAGGCCGTACGCGAATGTATGAAAAGATTGTCAAGGGAGACAACACCCTGGAAGCCGGGTTGCCGGAATCTTTTAACGTTCTCGTGAAAGAGCTTCAGGCGCTGGCCCTGGATGTCAGATTGCTGGAAGAAGAAGAAGGGAATTAA
- a CDS encoding transglutaminase-like domain-containing protein — MDNKKETNPEHLSFLAATAMIDKDHPEIRAYAQRVVQRTEDPVEQAVRLYLAVRDEIRYDPYTPFHRPVHYRASSILKRKRGFCIPKASLLCALSRACHIPCRLGFASVKNHLATPQLLDFLGSDLFVYHAFVEFYLEGKWVKATPAFNRELCELHKVPPLEFNGREDSLFQPYNLENQKYMEYVEVIGSYADVPLQEILSAWESTYGKERVQQWIKMYEEKDSDFYQDFYEESILRYGP; from the coding sequence ATGGATAATAAGAAAGAAACAAATCCGGAACATCTTTCATTTTTGGCGGCCACTGCGATGATCGATAAGGACCATCCTGAAATCAGAGCCTACGCTCAACGGGTGGTTCAGAGGACGGAAGATCCCGTCGAGCAGGCCGTAAGGCTTTATCTCGCCGTTCGGGATGAGATTCGGTATGATCCCTATACTCCATTCCATCGTCCCGTTCATTACAGGGCCAGTTCCATTCTAAAACGAAAACGTGGATTCTGTATCCCCAAGGCTTCGCTCCTGTGCGCTTTGTCGAGAGCTTGCCATATTCCCTGCAGGCTTGGATTTGCCAGTGTGAAAAATCACTTGGCAACGCCTCAGTTGCTGGATTTCCTGGGAAGCGATCTCTTTGTTTATCATGCCTTTGTGGAATTTTATCTGGAGGGCAAGTGGGTCAAAGCGACTCCCGCTTTCAATCGTGAACTGTGCGAACTCCATAAAGTGCCCCCCCTCGAATTCAATGGCCGTGAGGATTCGCTTTTTCAGCCTTATAACCTTGAAAATCAGAAGTACATGGAATATGTGGAAGTTATCGGAAGCTATGCTGACGTTCCCCTGCAGGAAATCCTATCGGCATGGGAAAGCACTTATGGAAAAGAGCGCGTTCAACAATGGATCAAAATGTACGAAGAAAAGGACTCCGATTTTTATCAGGATTTTTACGAGGAAAGCATCCTGCGATATGGGCCTTGA
- the secE gene encoding preprotein translocase subunit SecE, which translates to MNLPKQLPKKNETDEERSGKAQKAELSKKNSQKPLKVKKTEASKKTAKKSEETGLGWWEHFRQYLREVSHELRKVVWPSRKETVGSTSVVLIIVILSGIFLGIVDLILSRLVRLIIE; encoded by the coding sequence ATGAATCTGCCAAAGCAACTCCCTAAAAAGAATGAAACAGACGAAGAACGGTCCGGTAAGGCACAAAAGGCGGAGTTATCGAAGAAAAACAGTCAGAAGCCTCTCAAGGTGAAGAAGACGGAGGCTTCAAAAAAGACCGCCAAAAAGTCCGAAGAGACCGGTTTGGGCTGGTGGGAACACTTCCGCCAGTATCTCAGAGAGGTATCGCATGAATTGCGCAAGGTCGTCTGGCCTTCACGCAAAGAAACCGTTGGGTCGACGTCGGTTGTCTTGATCATCGTGATCCTCTCCGGGATATTTCTGGGGATCGTGGATTTGATTTTGAGTCGTCTTGTGCGATTGATCATCGAATGA
- the nusG gene encoding transcription termination/antitermination protein NusG: protein MAKYWYIVHTYSGFEHKVKSALEERIKADHKESLFGQILVPTEKVIELVKGQRKASSRKFYPGYILVQMELNDDTWHLVRHTPKVTGFIGSQERPIPLSDEEAEAIIQQMQEGAEKPRPRYRFEKGDEVRVVDGPFANFNGVIDEVMADKGKVRVLVSIFGRSTPVELDFVQVNRI from the coding sequence GTGGCGAAATATTGGTATATCGTGCACACATATTCCGGTTTTGAGCATAAGGTCAAGTCAGCCCTTGAGGAACGCATCAAAGCCGATCATAAAGAATCCCTATTTGGCCAGATTCTGGTGCCGACGGAAAAAGTCATCGAACTGGTAAAGGGGCAGAGGAAGGCTTCATCTCGCAAGTTCTATCCGGGATACATTCTGGTGCAGATGGAGCTCAATGACGACACCTGGCACCTGGTGCGACATACGCCCAAAGTCACGGGGTTCATTGGCAGTCAGGAACGCCCCATTCCCCTATCGGACGAAGAAGCTGAAGCCATTATCCAGCAGATGCAGGAAGGGGCGGAAAAACCACGTCCCAGATATCGGTTCGAAAAAGGCGACGAAGTCCGCGTTGTGGATGGTCCTTTCGCCAACTTCAACGGAGTCATCGACGAAGTGATGGCCGACAAAGGCAAAGTCCGCGTACTCGTCAGTATATTTGGTCGATCGACACCGGTCGAACTTGATTTTGTTCAAGTCAACCGTATCTAA
- the rplJ gene encoding 50S ribosomal protein L10: MERAQKEQIVADLHDKFQRASATILTDFRGLSVAEMTALRDALAAENVDYQVVKNTLMRLASHDTNATVLEPHIKGTCAVAIGYGDPAVPAKIIKKFSKANEKLQIKAASLGQRILNAEQVAALAELPPREELLAKLLGTLNAVPTSLVTVLSGVPRAFVGVLAAIQRQREEA; the protein is encoded by the coding sequence TTGGAGCGAGCCCAAAAGGAGCAAATTGTTGCGGATTTGCACGACAAGTTCCAGCGTGCCAGTGCAACTATCTTGACAGATTTCAGGGGACTTTCCGTCGCGGAAATGACTGCGTTGCGCGATGCCCTGGCTGCAGAAAACGTAGACTATCAGGTCGTGAAAAACACCCTGATGCGTCTTGCCAGCCATGACACCAACGCGACGGTGCTGGAACCACACATTAAAGGGACCTGTGCTGTTGCCATCGGCTACGGAGACCCGGCAGTTCCGGCCAAAATCATCAAGAAGTTCAGCAAGGCCAATGAAAAGCTGCAAATCAAAGCTGCATCGCTGGGACAGCGCATTCTCAATGCAGAACAAGTCGCTGCTCTGGCGGAGTTGCCACCGCGGGAAGAACTTTTGGCCAAGCTATTGGGAACTCTCAACGCAGTGCCGACCAGCCTGGTCACTGTCTTGAGCGGAGTTCCGAGAGCCTTTGTAGGTGTGCTGGCGGCCATTCAACGTCAAAGAGAAGAAGCTTAA
- the rplL gene encoding 50S ribosomal protein L7/L12, with product MSDISKEDVVKFIENMTVLELSELVKELEERFGVSAAAPVAVAAMPGVAGGEAAPAEEKTEFTVVITSPGDKKIQVIKEVRAITNLGLKEAKELVESSPGVVKEGIPKEEAEAIAKQLTEAGATVEIK from the coding sequence ATGTCTGATATCAGCAAAGAAGATGTCGTCAAATTTATTGAGAATATGACCGTTCTTGAACTGAGCGAACTCGTCAAGGAACTGGAAGAACGTTTCGGTGTCAGTGCTGCCGCTCCCGTAGCTGTTGCCGCAATGCCCGGTGTAGCCGGCGGCGAAGCTGCTCCTGCTGAAGAAAAAACGGAATTCACCGTTGTCATCACAAGCCCTGGTGACAAGAAGATCCAGGTCATCAAGGAAGTACGCGCCATCACGAACCTCGGCTTGAAGGAAGCCAAAGAGCTGGTAGAAAGTTCTCCCGGCGTTGTAAAGGAAGGCATCCCCAAAGAGGAAGCGGAAGCAATTGCAAAACAACTGACAGAAGCGGGCGCCACAGTTGAAATAAAGTAA